The Podospora pseudocomata strain CBS 415.72m chromosome 1 map unlocalized CBS415.72m_1, whole genome shotgun sequence genome has a segment encoding these proteins:
- a CDS encoding uncharacterized protein (EggNog:ENOG503NYHU) produces MDALKNLVSSVPDWLHKLDELNGQIEQRQNELAQLAEKDKEKSPNGRSSSAPKSIRNKGSTESLRPRDEPEAHPRESTPQPQLETRNENGDAPADAAAAGAAAAKAGTEQPPASPSDSQSPSAIQRQENKVRAAGQARARATLRKRQRTDSVISAEGGPPKYRTRSMIIVYYDSYVQIFFEELVKFVSASRNMMRKAKMAAKVAQIKRLAELDMPDDDDEDEKKDGARNDLTPAAGDGAIVAAPASPNADAEAIPALQYVSTRRLMGGGPSAMMAARASMGRGYGRAGGRGNIILGPNGKPLQSDVYDELDKGLEFVQSMCEHAAHQFLRDGDCGEEVIKIQRRLRETKELADKEMDRVKKESPAPLQKDAEETRGRSYRPQSMRKDNLNALKAAETNGLGSEMKLEVDDGAEEVEVVLPPRLMYRSTRAMKSQ; encoded by the coding sequence ATGGATGCGCTCAAGAATCTCGTCAGCAGCGTGCCCGACTGGCTGCACAAGCTCGATGAGCTCAACGGTCAGATTGAACAGCGCCAGAACGAGCTGGCCCAGCTGGCCGAAAAGGATAAAGAAAAGTCGCCGAACGGGAGGTCATCGAGCGCGCCAAAGTCGATCCGGAACAAGGGCTCAACAGAGTCGCTGAGGCCGCGCGATGAGCCCGAGGCGCACCCAAGGGaatcaacaccacagcccCAGCTCGAAACCCGGAATGAAAATGGCGATGCGCCAGCGGATGCTGCAGCTGCGggagccgccgccgccaaggccGGCACCGAGCAACCGCCGGCCAGCCCGTCCGACTCGCAATCGCCATCTGCCATTCAACGACAAGAAAACAAAGTGCGAGCGGCCGGTCAAGCACGCGCTCGGGCGACACTCAGGAAACGACAACGCACCGACTCGGTCATCAGCGCCGAGGGCGGCCCGCCAAAGTATCGGACCCGCAGCATGATCATTGTCTACTATGACAGCTACGTCCAGATCTTCTTTGAAGAACTCGTCAAGTTTGTGAGCGCCAGCCGGAACATGATGCGCAAAGCCAAAATGGCCGCCAAGGTAGCTCAGATCAAGCGGTTAGCAGAGCTCGACATgcccgatgatgatgatgaggacgagaaAAAGGACGGCGCCAGGAACGACTTGACTCCGGCAGCCGGCGATGGAGCCATCGTGGCTGCCCCTGCATCCCCCAACGCTGACGCCGAGGCAATCCCGGCTCTTCAATACGTCAGCACACGACGATTGATGGGCGGAGGGCCATCAGCGATGATGGCTGCCAGAGCATCCATGGGACGCGGTTACGGTCGAGCTGGCGGCCGCGGCAACATCATCCTTGGACCCAATGGAAAGCCGCTACAGAGCGATGTCTATGATGAGCTCGACAAGGGACTCGAGTTTGTCCAGAGCATGTGCGAGCACGCCGCTCATCAATTCCTGCGGGACGGCGActgcggggaggaggtgatcAAGATTCAGCGGCGGCTACGAGAGAccaaggagctggccgaCAAGGAGATGGACCgtgtcaagaaggagagTCCTGCCCCTCTTCAGAAAGATGCCGAGGAGACGCGGGGCAGGAGCTATCGCCCGCAAAGCATGCGCAAAGACAACCTGAATGCCTTGAAGGCTGCCGAGACCAACGGACTGGGCAGTGAGATGAAGCTCGAGGTGGACGAtggagcggaggaggtggaggtggtgttgcccCCAAGGCTGATGTACAGGAGCACACGGGCGATGAAATCTCAATAA
- a CDS encoding uncharacterized protein (EggNog:ENOG503NXCJ; CAZy:GH76; COG:G): MVSTTWGGLAARALFYMSIHRLGHAATDAPYAENAELAAKVLQDWFKPQTGGWSTGGWWQNANILTVLTDWALLEGPNQHVNVTDIAATTFVNAQKENVQIGKRHRAGERMASSRKHKRTTESGYPKFINTFYDDEGWWALAWIRSYDLTKKIEYLSMAESIFDDMRTGADNVCGGGILWNKTMRYKAAIANELYLTVAASLANRVQGSKDHYLQIAREQWVWFKKSGLINKDNLINDGLNSTTCLNNNETTWSYNQGVILGGLVELSKAAGNDSYLSPAVDIAEAAIASLQDEDGILHEADHCDMRADCGEDGPQFKGIFIRNLHYLYKAVPNEKFAMTIKKNADSIWAKGRDPRTNRLGLSWVGKPEAGIGPTAKTHSSGMDALVAAMGAIAGSK, encoded by the coding sequence ATGGTTTCCACCACATGGGGCGGATTGGCTGCTCGAGCTCTCTTTTATATGTCTATTCACCGGCTCGGCCACGCTGCAACTGACGCGCCCTACGCCGAAAATGCTGAACTCGCAGCCAAGGTTCTTCAAGACTGGTTTAAACCGCAAACGGGGGGGTGGAGCacagggggttggtggcagAACGCAAACATTCTTACAGTTTTGACAGACTGGGCTCTGCTTGAGGGTCCAAATCAGCATGTCAATGTTACCGATATTGCTGCCACTACGTTTGTGAATGCTCAGAAGGAGAACGTGCAAATCGGAAAACGACACAGAGCAGGCGAGCGGATGGCCTCATCAAGAAAGCACAAGCGGACGACGGAGAGCGGTTACCCTAAGTTTATCAACACATTTTACGATgacgaggggtggtgggcatTGGCTTGGATCAGATCGTACGACCTAACGAAGAAGATCGAATACCTCAGTATGGCGGAAAGCATTTTTGATGATATGAGAACCGGCGCCGACAACGTCTGTGGCGGCGGTATCTTGTGGAACAAGACGATGAGGTACAaggccgccatcgccaacgaGCTCTACCTTACCGTGGCTGCCAGTCTCGCCAACCGGGTGCAGGGTTCCAAAGACCATTACCTTCAGATCGCAAGAGAACAGTGGGTATGGTTTAAGAAGAGTGGGTTGATCAACAAGGATAACCTGATCAACGACGgcctcaacagcaccacctgcctcaacaacaacgagaCTACCTGGTCCTACAATCAGGGGGTCATCCTGGGTGGTCTGGTCGAGCTCAGCAAAGCCGCGGGCAACGACTCGTATCTCTCGCCAGCGGTCGACATTGCCGAAGCGGCCATCGCCAGTCTACAAGATGAAGACGGCATCCTTCATGAAGCCGACCACTGCGACATGCGAGCGGActgtggtgaggatgggccGCAGTTCAAGGGTATCTTTATTCGGAACCTGCACTACCTATACAAGGCTGTTCCCAATGAGAAATTCGCGATGACAATCAAGAAGAACGCGGATTCGATCTGGGCCAAGGGCCGGGACCCAAGGACAAATCGATTAGGGCTATCTTGGGTGGGCAAGCCGGAAGCGGGGATTGGCCCGACGGCGAAAACACACAGCAGCGGGATGGACGCGTTGGTTGCGGCGATGGGTGCGATTGCTGGAAGCAAGTAG
- a CDS encoding uncharacterized protein (EggNog:ENOG503P7KF): MLYSSESCHTLRPFDKQTALDHHLTCTFVTITPCVSNYITLISLLYNKSEPSSHRSSTSRLIHDTSDSIHQEPSPTGKLSNNTTSSIPCSLLAIDTGKMALSTHCVHVFQMIKADNTLIEWTCHLCHSGPHWWIYECRYCKIHTCQSAREADENQPQTSGRIR, from the exons ATGCTCTACAGCTCAGAATCCTGCCACACATTGCGTCCGTTTGACAAGCAAACAGCACTCGACCACCACTTGACCTGTACCTTTGTCACCATTACGCCTTGTGTCTCGAATTACATTACTTTGATCTCACTTCTATATAATAAGTCTGAGCCTTCAAGCCATCGCTCCTCGACTTCAAGACTCATTCACGACACCAGTGACAGCATCCACCAAGAGCCATCGCCCACAGGGAAATtgtccaacaacacaaccagCAGTATCCCCTGCTCTTTGCTCGCTATTG ACACCGGCAAGATGGCGCTCTCTACACACTGCGTCCACGTATTCCAGATGATCAAGGCGGATAACACTCTGATCGAATGGACGTGCCATTTGTGCCACTCGGGACCCCACTGGTGGATCTATGAATGCCGGTACTGCAAGATCCACACGTGTC AATCAGCCCGGGAAGCAGACGAAAACCAGCCACAGACAAGCGGAAGAATTCGGTAG
- the VIP1 gene encoding inositol hexakisphosphate and diphosphoinositol-pentakisphosphate kinase (COG:Z; BUSCO:EOG09260FMW; EggNog:ENOG503NVF2), with amino-acid sequence MDTNSDKSKLDEAGLSSVESTEPVNGYFTPQEKGKEQGQAEPAANSTSPAVTPAGAPPPAPVSPVRTRTHRTSFHMRNLSSSSLASLTNRKSKQADPGTTLAEAHVDRTNLSMPPPSTAITHQALKAHLPAQGHLVRRDSSHSDAWSEDATSLRRVPTNSSEQPYSPRDFADSSSATAIEESETPRLLPSTQSETGLYRHNQLPEPAYRSARSSFSEAGASVSNRVSIGSIYSLASARGVISSAASANGSDNNSISGVPGHRSVSGIMATNKAAQPEATMSNVTVTTGSQGSHQGALQLAPREARGQTVGDIGKTTGQQSQASGDTQQKTGTTPTPRPQPTRSRSRAKRRFSGSTAASSHSPSGDRVVSHHHHRGEKEEPRPAPWGVIGVCALDVKARSKPSRNILNRLIQNREFDVCVFGDKVILDESIENWPICDYLISFYSDGFPLDKAIAYVKARKPFCVNDVPMQKILWDRRLCLRLLDRINVPTPQRIEVNRDGGPQLLTPDVCKHIKDISGIVFEPTDPDPEAARAAAPRKVELLDGGDILSVDGTLIKKPFVEKPTSGEDHNIIIYFPSSAGGGARKLFRKIGNKSSEYVEGLSVPRCITHPEESFIYERFMQVDNAEDVKAYTVGPTYCHAETRKSPVVDGVVRRNTHGKEVRYVTGLSAEEKEIASKISTTFGQRVCGFDFLRAGGKSYVIDVNGWSFVKDNDDYYDHCANILKEIFIKEKLRKEGLTPPIPSPAISDVDPMAASMAVRAAYANKERELVAHVAAQQAQSRASMDKPAVAREVPGEVVSSQTITIKGDSKYGSIPASPLASQFSSSVADSVPSTAPSTVSAAPSVMQVDTPTTVTAVQDDQEPPPPPPPKPSWKLKGVVSVIRHADRTPKQKYKFTFHTAPFIELLKGHQEEVLLIGEPALASVLDAVDVAMREGVEDRNKLKALRNVLIKKGSWAGTKVQIKPMFRKKPEDKEKKKDKKSDTSAEDDGKTENKNEIDTMKEEDHPLQTETEGEGDKADGDAYKTRRSPKRHDSLSGVTMSKFTAAEESLVLDKLQLIVKWGGEPTHSARYQAQELGESMRSDLGLMNREVLDEVHVFSSSERRVVTSAQIWAASFLNKKDVPEDFITIRKDLLDDSNAAKDEMDKVKKKLKGLLRKGNERPPQFAWPDNMPEPAEVQTRVVQLMNFHRKVMQHNYAKLYSGAVNSLNAINNPSSGDKGTADGNSTSGVSISSLASVGSLSQANAVTGIQARWCCGEDAELFKERWEKLFAEFCDGEKVDPSKISELYDTMKFDALHNRQFLEWVFAPPKNMLEDEYKTNFGKGPSPAASSSSSSSNGKTSTASATASSSVPAIASGKDSEDSVRTTPLPEETKTERSASSLSEKIEKEGHKAVKRIFRRRSFLNGLRPSSNVDAELPERYFHLHRGNSQTKAKTDARFEPLRELYQLAKVLFDFICPQEYGISDSEKLEIGLLTSLPLLKEIVQDLEDMQASEEAKSFIYFTKESHIYTLLNCILEGGLETKIKRATIPELDYLSQISFELYEMPANPPIDAEGTPVFNYSIKITISPGCHVFDPLDVQLDSKHCIGCAPRRSLTAHADWMFVIETLRAKFHQVKLPKTFLAVNLSDAFTFQEKQHNGDENVATPGSTGGAEGGEKEGLEMKTVEHAAATTTGPLDNTAETTGDAAAASESTTITTAATTDEVETATPTNESVATVVATPKAGEIKEGQAEEAAEEGADASTPVPTPVAAAAASNMTATLETSDPKPGAAADDKL; translated from the exons ATGGACACAAACTCTGACAAGTCGAAGCTTGACGAAGCAGGCCTATCATCGGTGGAGTCCACAGAGCCGGTGAACGGATACTTTACACCAcaagaaaagggaaaagagCAAGGACAGGCAGAGCCAGCTGCAAACTCAACGTCGCCAGCAGTCACACCGGCAGGCGcgccgccaccagcaccagttTCGCCGGTGAGAACTAGAACGCACCGAACCAGCTTCCATATGCGCAAcctctcctcgtcttctctcGCCAGTCTTACCAACCGCAAGAGCAAGCAGGCCGATCCTGGAACAACTCTCGCGGAGGCCCACGTTGACCGCACGAATCTCTCCATGCCCCCACCTTCCACGGCTATTACTCACCAAGCGTTGAAAGCCCATCTGCCAGCCCAAGGTCATCTTGTCCGTCGAGACTCATCCCATTCCGACGCCTGGAGCGAAGACGCCACCAGCCTCCGCCGTGTCCCAACCAATTCCTCCGAGCAACCTTATTCCCCTCGAGATTTTGCAGATTCTTCTTCGGCAACCGCCATTGAAGAATCCGAGACCCCTCGCCTGTTGCCCAGCACTCAGAGCGAGACAGGCTTGTATCGCCACAACCAACTACCAGAACCCGCCTACCGCAGCGCCCGCTCTTCCTTTTCCGAGGCCGGCGCAAGCGTCAGCAACCGCGTGAGCATTGGGTCGATTTATAGTCTTGCCTCTGCTCGCGGAGTCATCAGCTCAGCTGCTTCTGCCAACGGAAGCGATAACAATAGCATCTCTGGCGTCCCTGGCCATCGGTCAGTGTCTGGCATCATGGCTACCAATAAGGCGGCCCAGCCTGAAGCGACCATGTCGAACGTCACAGTTACCACGGGAAGTCAGGGATCCCATCAGGGTGCCCTTCAGCTTGCTCCTCGGGAGGCGAGAGGTCAAACTGTTGGTGATATAGGGAAGACGACTGGTCAACAATCTCAAGCAAGTGGCGATACGCAGCAGAAAACAGGAACAACCCCTactcctcgtcctcaaccTACTCGATCGCGAAGCCGGGCCAAGCGCAGGTTCAGCGGTAGTACCGCGGccagcagccacagcccTAGCGGAGACCGTGTCgtttcccatcatcaccaccgcggAGAGAAGGAAGAACCTAGGCCCGCTCCCTGGGGCGTCATCGGCGTCTGCGCGCTGGACGTGAAAGCCCGGAGCAAGCCTAGTAGAAATATCTTGAACCGCCTGATTCAGAACCGCGAATTCGACGTCTGTGTATTTGGGGACAAGGTTATTCTTGACGAGTCCATTGAGAACTGGCCCATCTGCGATTACCTGATCTCATTCTACTCGGACGGTTTCCCGCTTGACAAGGCCATCGCGTACGTCAAGGCCAGAAAACCTTTCTGTGTCAACGATGTGCCTATGCAAAAGATTCTTTGGGACAGAAGGCTGTGCTTGAGACTGTTGGATAGAATCAACGTCCCCACTCCCCAAAGAATTGAAGTCAACCGTGATGGCGGCCCCCAACTTCTTACACCTGACGTGTGTAAGCACATCAAGGACATTAGTGGGATCGTCTTCGAGCCCACGGATCCTGACCCGGAGGCCGCCAGAGCAGCTGCTCCCCGCAAGGTTGAGCTgctggatggtggtgacatcCTGTCCGTTGACGGAACCTTGATCAAGAAGCCATTTGTCGAGAAGCCAACCAGCGGTGAGgaccacaacatcatcatctattTCCCTTCTTCCGCAGGCGGCGGCGCAAGGAAGCTTTTCCGGAAGATTGGCAACAAGAGCAGCGAGTATGTCGAGGGACTATCTGTCCCGAGGTGCATCACCCATCCCGAGGAGAGTTTCATCTATGAACGCTTTATGCAAGTTGACAATGCTGAAGATGTAAAAGCTTACACGGTTGGGCCAACATACTGCCACGCAGAGACGAGAAAATCGCCAGTGGTGGACGGCGTGGTGAGGCGTAACACGCACGGAAAAGAGGTCCGGTACGTCACAGGGTTGAGCgccgaggaaaaggagatCGCCAGCAAGATCAGTACCACGTTTGGTCAGCGCGTTTGCGGTTTCGACTTTTTGCGCGCCGGCGGGAAGAGCTACGTAATCGACGTCAACGGTTGGAGTTTCGTCAAGGATAATGATGATTACTACGATCACTGCGCCAACATTCTCAAGGAGATCTTCATCAAAGAGAAGCTTCGCAAGGAGGGACTCACCCCTCCCATTCCATCGCCTGCGATCTCCGACGTGGACCCTATGGCGGCCAGCATGGCGGTTCGTGCGGCGTACGCGAAtaaggagagggagttggtcGCCCATGTGGCTGCCCAGCAGGCGCAAAGCAGGGCAAGTATGGACAAGCCAGCTGTGGCCAGGGAGGTGCCAGGTGAGGTGGTTAGCAGCCAGACAATCACGATCAAGGGAGACTCGAAATACGGGAGCATACCTGCTAGTCCCTTGGCCAGTCAGTTCTCGTCTTCGGTGGCTGACAGTGTACCTTCTACTGCCCCCTCGACTGTTTCTGCGGCGCCTTCTGTCATGCAGGTTGACACGCCGACAACCGTTACCGCCGTCCAAGATGACCaagaacctcctcctccaccgccccccaaaCCGAGTTGGAAGCTCAAAGGTGTCGTGTCCGTCATTCGTCACGCGGACCGAACGCCAAAGCAAAAGTACAAGTTCACTTTCCACACTGCGCCGTTCATTGAGCTTCTCAagggccatcaagaagaggTTCTTCTCATCGGCGAGCCTGCCCTTGCCAGTGTCCTCGATGCCGTGGATGTGGCAATgagggagggtgttgaagacCGCAACAAGCTCAAAGCTCTCCGCAACGTGctcatcaagaagggcaGCTGGGCCGGCACCAAGGTTCAGATTAAACCCATGTTCCGGAAGAAGCCagaggacaaggagaagaagaaggacaagaagagcGACACTTCGGCTGAAGATGACGGCAAGACTGAGAACAAGAACGAAATCGACACaatgaaggaggaggaccacCCACTCCAGACTGAGACCGAGGGCGAAGGTGACAAGGCCGACGGCGATGCGTACAAGACCCGGAGGTCGCCTAAGCGCCATGATTCTCTGTCAGGCGTCACGATGTCCAAGTTCACCGCCGCGGAAGAAAGCCTCGTTCTCGACAAACTCCAGCTCATTGTCAAATGGGGCGGCGAGCCCACGCACTCTGCTCGCTACCAAGCGCAGGAGCTCGGCGAAAGCATGCGCAGTGACTTGGGTCTCATGAACCGCGAGGTTCTCGATGAGGTTCATGTCTTCAGCTCCTCGGAGCGTCGCGTCGTGACTTCGGCTCAGATCTGGGCGGccagcttcctcaacaaGAAGGATGTGCCCGAGGATTTCATCACCATTCGTAAGGATCTTTTGGATGATTCCAACGCGGCCAAGGACGAGATGgacaaggtgaagaagaagcttaAGGGGCTTCTTCGGAAGGGCAACGAGAGGCCGCCTCAGTTCGCTTGGCCAGACAACATGCCTGAGCCGGCCGAGGTGCAGACGAGGGTGGTGCAGCTGATGAACTTCCACCGCAAGGTCATGCAGCACAACTACGCGAAGCTGTATAGTGGTGCAGTGAACTCGCTGaacgccatcaacaacccctcttCTGGTGATAAGGGCACCGCCGATGGGAACTCCACCTCTGGTGTGTCAATCTCGTCGCTTGCATCGGTTGGTTCCTTGTCGCAGGCTAATGCGGTGACGGGCATCCAGGCGAGGTGGTGCTGCGGTGAGGATGCGGAGCTGTTCAAAGAGCGCTGGGAGAAACTCTTCGCCGAGTTCTGCGATGGCGAGAAGGTTGATCCGAGCAAGATCTCGGAGCTCTATGATACCATGAAGTTTGATGCCCTCCATAATCGCCAGTTCCTCGAGTGGGTGTTTGCGCCACCAAAGAACATGCTTGAAGATGAGTACAAGACCAATTTTGGAAAAGGTCCGTCGCCAGCggcatcttcgtcgtcgtcgtcgtccaacGGGAAGACGTCAACCGCGTCGGCAACGGCATCCAGCTCTGTGCCGGCGATCGCCAGCGGAAAGGATTCGGAGGATAGTGTTCGAACGACACCTCTGCCAGAGGAGACTAAAACAGAGAGGTCAGCTTCGAGTCTTAGTGAGAAaattgagaaggagggccaCAAGGCTGTGAAGCGGATCTTCCGTAGGAGGTCGTTCCTCAACGGCCTGCGACCCTCGAGCAATGTTGACGCTGAGCTTCCAGAGAGGTACTTTCACCTTCACCGCGGCAACAGCCAGACAAAGGCCAAAACCGACGCCCGATTCGAGCCCCTTCGGGAGCTGTACCAGCTGGCCAAGGTTCTCTTCGATTTCATCTGCCCGCAGGAATACGGCATCTCGGACAGCGAGAAGCTTGAGATCGGTCTTCTGACCTCGCTCCCCTTGCTCAAGGAAATCGTCCAGGACCTCGAGGACATGCAGGCGTCCGAGGAGGCCAAGTCGTTCATCTATTTCACAAAGGAATCTCACATTTACACGCTGCTCAACTGCATTCTGGAGGGCGGCCTCGAGACTAAGATCAAGCGGGCCACGATCCCGGAACTGGACTACCTGTCGCAGATCTCCTTTGAACTGTACGAGATGCCGGCCAACCCGCCCATTGACGCCGAGGGCACGCCCGTGTTCAACTACAGCATCAAGATTACCATTAGCCCCGGCTGTCATGTATTCGACCCGCTGGATGTGCAGCTCGACAGCAAGCACTGCATTGGGTGCGCGCCCAGGAGAAGCCTGACGGCTCATGCCGACTGGATGTTTGTTATTGAGACGTTGAGGGCAAAGTTCCATCA AGTCAAATTGCCCAAGACCTTTTTGGCAGTCAACCTATCGGATGCCTTTACGTTCCAAGAGAAGCAGCACAACGGTGACGAGAACGTAGCTACTCCTGGTTCAACCGGTGGAGCTGAAGGTGGCGAGAAGGAAGGCCTGGAGATGAAGACGGTTGAAcatgccgccgccaccactACTGGTCCTCTTGATAATACAGCTGAAACCACGGGGGACGCTGCTGCCGCTTCCGaaagcaccaccatcaccactgcTGCTACCACTGATGAGGTGGAGACTGCCACGCCGACGAATGAATCTGTCGCTACTGTCGTCGCCACCCCAAAGGCGGGCGAGATCAAGGAAGGACAAGCCGAAGAAGCGGCGGAAGAGGGTGCGGATGCGTCTACACCTGTACCCACACCTgtggccgccgccgctgctaGTAACATGACCGCCACCCTCGAGACAAGCGACCCAAAGCCgggagctgctgctgacgaCAAGCTGTAA